One Argonema galeatum A003/A1 DNA window includes the following coding sequences:
- a CDS encoding DUF3318 domain-containing protein produces MEPTSEIRRLLDIMPASGRMMTKIISKPEQAKVVDTQFPLPWSGERPIWINFDLWGRLTRPQRDLILLQTISWLTGIKWFKPDLYQGVTVAGFLGAMVELVQGDAVGVIVAGGLTALATTQIWRSTRSSQSQLDADEAAIKIAQRRGYSEVEAAQHLLLAIETLAKIEARPSLNFIELLRCQNLRAIAGLSPMGVPETIKRE; encoded by the coding sequence ATGGAGCCAACTTCTGAAATTCGTCGCCTTTTGGATATCATGCCTGCCTCCGGTCGCATGATGACGAAAATTATTAGCAAACCGGAACAGGCAAAAGTAGTTGATACCCAGTTTCCCCTACCCTGGTCTGGGGAAAGACCGATTTGGATTAATTTTGACTTGTGGGGTAGATTAACCAGACCGCAGCGCGATTTAATCCTATTGCAGACAATTAGTTGGTTGACTGGAATCAAGTGGTTTAAGCCGGATTTGTACCAAGGCGTCACAGTAGCCGGATTTTTGGGCGCAATGGTGGAACTCGTACAGGGGGATGCGGTGGGTGTGATAGTCGCGGGTGGATTAACTGCCCTTGCTACCACCCAAATCTGGCGCAGCACTCGCAGTTCCCAGTCTCAGTTAGATGCGGATGAAGCTGCAATCAAAATAGCGCAACGGCGCGGCTACTCGGAAGTAGAAGCAGCCCAGCACCTGCTTTTGGCGATCGAAACCCTAGCCAAAATTGAAGCGCGTCCCAGCTTGAATTTTATCGAATTATTGCGCTGCCAAAATTTGAGAGCGATCGCAGGACTCTCCCCAATGGGCGTCCCCGAAACCATCAAGCGGGAATAA